From Virgibacillus natechei, the proteins below share one genomic window:
- a CDS encoding ATP-binding protein gives MKRLVIITVGKTHSGKSTFAKDLENELDNSFVMDQDNNAEFINTYYKKLQPKSGPNTLKHSISKLIVDYAKEHTDLHIIASSANRTKKGRKYLLEEIYPKDEFVRIIVHFDIPDKVLHWRVTNSKRSTDIFRGAYSNFEEVLLRQQAESQLEDVVDPVEGESDSLFVIKDNLEVDSVIKEIVHISKSYN, from the coding sequence GTGAAAAGGTTAGTGATTATAACAGTTGGTAAGACCCACAGTGGAAAAAGTACTTTTGCAAAGGATTTAGAAAATGAGTTAGATAATTCTTTTGTTATGGACCAAGATAACAATGCTGAATTTATAAATACATATTACAAAAAGTTGCAACCCAAATCGGGACCTAATACTCTTAAACATTCTATCTCAAAGTTAATTGTTGATTATGCTAAAGAACACACTGATTTGCATATTATTGCTAGTAGTGCAAATCGAACTAAAAAAGGGAGAAAGTATTTACTGGAAGAAATTTATCCTAAAGATGAGTTTGTCCGTATCATAGTTCATTTTGATATTCCAGATAAAGTTCTGCATTGGCGAGTTACTAATAGTAAACGTAGTACAGATATATTTAGAGGTGCTTATTCTAATTTTGAGGAAGTGTTATTAAGGCAACAAGCTGAATCTCAATTAGAAGATGTTGTGGATCCAGTGGAAGGGGAATCGGACAGTTTATTCGTAATTAAGGATAACTTAGAGGTTGATTCTGTAATAAAAGAAATTGTTCATATTTCCAAAAGCTATAATTGA
- a CDS encoding C40 family peptidase — MLKSNHSVRKYIVSTAIVTSLVFTPILSGSVFAYGGPDADAEADQNNTPVNEQVDKKETSNVTIDLVSIEDRGEAVRDVQTALNDQGYDLNEDGIFGPNTDGAVRDFQTDRDLLVDGIVGPETTNALSLNTASNDGDLTIEEAPDQEVDTTTTSSQSEIVSIAESLVGTPYTWGGTDPETGFDSSGFINYVFAEAGIDLDRTHADMWANNGTHVDDPSVGDVVFFENTYQDGVSHSGIYIGNNEMIHAGTAETGVEVTTMSYDYWQDSYIGAKSFD; from the coding sequence ATGTTAAAAAGTAATCACTCAGTACGAAAGTATATAGTTTCGACCGCTATTGTTACTTCACTCGTTTTTACACCGATTTTGTCAGGAAGTGTCTTTGCTTATGGAGGGCCAGATGCAGATGCAGAAGCAGACCAGAATAATACACCAGTAAATGAACAAGTTGATAAAAAGGAAACGAGCAACGTTACTATTGATTTAGTATCCATAGAAGATCGTGGGGAAGCTGTTAGAGATGTACAAACAGCGTTAAATGACCAAGGATATGATCTAAATGAGGATGGGATTTTTGGTCCGAACACAGACGGAGCAGTTAGAGATTTCCAGACAGATAGAGACCTTTTAGTTGATGGGATAGTGGGACCAGAAACGACGAACGCTCTATCATTAAACACTGCTTCTAACGATGGTGATTTAACAATCGAAGAAGCACCTGACCAAGAAGTAGATACAACAACAACATCTTCCCAATCTGAAATTGTATCTATTGCAGAAAGCTTAGTAGGTACTCCCTACACATGGGGCGGAACAGACCCTGAAACAGGCTTTGACAGCAGTGGATTTATCAATTATGTGTTCGCAGAAGCGGGCATAGATTTAGATAGAACGCATGCGGATATGTGGGCTAATAATGGCACACATGTTGACGATCCAAGCGTTGGCGATGTTGTATTTTTTGAAAATACGTATCAAGATGGCGTCTCTCATAGCGGGATCTATATTGGTAACAACGAAATGATCCACGCCGGTACTGCAGAGACTGGTGTAGAAGTAACAACCATGAGTTATGATTATTGGCAAGACAGCTATATTGGCGCAAAATCTTTTGACTAA
- a CDS encoding DUF3923 family protein produces MKKLWIFWWSANAFWIVIFAAGTAFVWLRDVDGAGVTQTPELKLVAFIVLLVAFIIPLIIQIVWLIVNLKKGREN; encoded by the coding sequence ATGAAAAAGTTGTGGATTTTTTGGTGGAGTGCTAATGCTTTTTGGATTGTCATTTTTGCTGCAGGTACAGCTTTTGTTTGGCTTCGAGATGTTGATGGTGCTGGTGTTACTCAAACACCTGAGTTAAAATTAGTGGCTTTTATAGTATTATTGGTTGCGTTTATAATTCCACTAATTATTCAGATTGTATGGCTAATTGTTAATTTGAAAAAGGGCAGAGAGAATTAA
- a CDS encoding rhomboid family intramembrane serine protease, with protein MDKLVFKDTLLEWAGGKSFNNMQGKEWYRMLTGSLFHQNILHLLGNAYGIYFVGIILEDKIGSWKFLAIYLIGNIAAYIVYAIFSNYTEGTGASPGIYALIACIIILHLYNRDFLNLQFGNWPVNYTFAYLILGNLYGMGAFIVHILGFSFGIIITLILLILRVLI; from the coding sequence TTGGATAAATTAGTATTTAAAGATACTCTTTTGGAATGGGCTGGCGGGAAGAGTTTTAATAATATGCAGGGTAAAGAATGGTATCGAATGCTTACAGGCTCACTTTTCCATCAAAACATATTGCACCTATTAGGTAATGCCTATGGTATATATTTTGTTGGTATTATTCTTGAGGATAAAATTGGGAGTTGGAAATTCCTAGCTATTTATTTAATCGGAAATATAGCTGCCTATATCGTTTATGCTATATTCTCAAACTACACAGAAGGCACTGGAGCGTCTCCAGGAATTTATGCACTTATTGCTTGTATAATTATCTTACACCTGTATAACAGAGATTTTCTTAATTTACAATTTGGCAATTGGCCCGTGAATTATACTTTTGCTTATTTAATATTGGGTAACCTTTATGGGATGGGCGCATTTATTGTACATATACTTGGTTTCAGCTTTGGTATAATTATTACGTTAATACTTTTGATTTTAAGAGTACTTATCTAG
- a CDS encoding site-specific integrase translates to MRKDRFVVRETNIELRRGEKLENTRKILIGYYKESVDIVYPHPITDFINKEYFNTGKSLSHQKHPAIAVTQFLNFVLDRVADGDGDFAQLEKEGIPGLELKHGSSFLSSLTEEKDISKKTIESKMMYLTRLFHFLNENEILNTKIKFKHKDVNNKPVLISKFKDVVLPGDGSTKKLKKKKDIITSSNKNRVQLTREFIMTAYLNEPSIALGIGFLFYGGLRLGECVNLKRSSVKPQGNSLYGEEGIVLEIRDNQDELFSHLTKSANIDVKKPRDQVVLLDPVITWLYKKHLDYLDKLEKQNKLSNPKALFINENNGLALSGATFSKKFNKVKGRYLENLSRTSGRLQDYLDLKETKWSTHIGRGTFTNMLVAANFTAEQTAITRGDSNINSALDYTDSMTALDNINKAIETLTLDNDSMNNINLPEFSKTWKEVVNFGKIR, encoded by the coding sequence TTGAGAAAAGATCGTTTTGTTGTGAGAGAAACGAATATTGAATTGCGAAGAGGAGAAAAACTTGAGAATACGCGAAAAATACTGATTGGATATTACAAAGAAAGCGTAGACATAGTTTACCCACACCCTATCACAGATTTCATTAATAAGGAGTATTTTAATACAGGAAAATCATTAAGCCATCAGAAACATCCAGCAATTGCTGTCACCCAGTTCTTGAACTTCGTTTTAGACAGAGTAGCAGATGGAGATGGTGATTTTGCACAATTAGAAAAAGAAGGTATTCCTGGACTAGAACTAAAACACGGAAGTTCATTTTTAAGTTCTCTAACTGAAGAAAAAGATATTTCAAAGAAAACCATAGAATCTAAAATGATGTATTTGACGAGATTGTTTCATTTTTTAAACGAAAATGAAATTTTGAACACCAAAATAAAATTTAAACACAAAGATGTTAACAACAAGCCGGTTTTAATCTCGAAATTTAAAGACGTTGTTTTACCAGGTGATGGGTCAACTAAAAAGCTGAAAAAGAAAAAAGACATCATTACTAGTTCAAATAAAAATAGGGTTCAGTTAACTCGTGAATTCATTATGACTGCTTATTTGAATGAACCATCTATTGCATTAGGTATTGGGTTTTTGTTTTATGGCGGCCTACGTCTTGGCGAATGTGTGAATTTAAAAAGATCTTCAGTGAAACCGCAAGGTAATAGTTTATATGGAGAAGAAGGGATTGTTTTAGAAATTCGAGATAATCAAGATGAATTGTTCTCTCATTTAACAAAATCTGCAAATATCGATGTGAAAAAGCCTCGTGATCAAGTTGTTTTATTGGATCCAGTCATTACCTGGCTTTACAAAAAACATCTTGATTACCTTGATAAGTTAGAAAAACAAAATAAATTATCAAACCCAAAAGCCTTGTTTATTAATGAAAACAACGGGCTTGCACTCTCAGGCGCTACATTCTCTAAAAAATTCAACAAAGTGAAAGGAAGGTATTTGGAAAACCTAAGCAGGACATCAGGTAGATTACAAGATTATTTAGACTTAAAAGAAACAAAATGGAGTACGCATATAGGAAGAGGTACCTTCACCAATATGTTAGTAGCAGCAAACTTCACAGCCGAACAAACAGCAATCACGAGAGGAGATTCGAACATTAATTCTGCTTTAGATTATACAGACTCAATGACTGCTTTAGATAATATAAATAAAGCAATAGAAACTCTCACATTGGACAATGATTCAATGAATAATATAAATTTGCCTGAATTCAGTAAAACGTGGAAAGAAGTGGTTAACTTTGGGAAAATTAGATAG
- a CDS encoding NDxxF motif lipoprotein, whose translation MKRIFVGFLIIFILSACSKGKVDTTEEEDDEIIDMEDVEVPSEIFTSEKQNNKIDEEEMKLSIKTYLDSHNELDEASYPFQDAMYEEKGLNKNELEKLAKITELTKENDENFSNYISNNTLPEGYQGESVRISQYITAYNVLLYEVDEMFNNLMDDANKGELPEINITSIMNKADVVNGREQKKIEEFLDEKNIKTKAFGREGSEE comes from the coding sequence ATGAAAAGGATTTTTGTTGGCTTCTTAATTATATTTATATTAAGCGCGTGTTCCAAAGGAAAAGTTGATACTACTGAAGAGGAAGATGATGAAATTATTGATATGGAGGACGTAGAGGTTCCTAGTGAAATATTTACATCTGAAAAGCAAAATAATAAAATTGACGAAGAAGAAATGAAATTAAGCATAAAAACATATCTAGACAGCCATAACGAATTAGATGAGGCTAGTTATCCATTTCAAGATGCTATGTATGAAGAGAAAGGATTAAATAAAAATGAATTAGAAAAGTTAGCTAAAATTACCGAACTTACTAAAGAAAATGATGAAAATTTTTCTAACTATATCTCAAATAACACTTTGCCTGAAGGTTATCAAGGAGAGTCTGTAAGAATTAGCCAGTACATTACAGCTTACAATGTGCTTCTTTATGAGGTAGATGAAATGTTCAATAATCTTATGGATGACGCAAATAAAGGCGAATTACCAGAAATAAACATTACATCAATAATGAATAAAGCTGATGTGGTGAATGGAAGAGAACAGAAAAAAATAGAAGAGTTTCTTGATGAGAAAAATATTAAAACAAAAGCATTTGGACGGGAAGGTTCAGAAGAATAA
- a CDS encoding CPBP family intramembrane glutamic endopeptidase yields MDPVPRALLSAIIKIIIWLIPVFLLVIMVEQRNPFSYLGLRHNLGKGLKWAGWTSLAFLLYFVILNLVVLKKEIDFNIGFNEWLNTILLVGIIEEIVFRGFLLRKFIEYFNFWKANIIVSLLFVSIHFPIWFYKGLFEYPYILNSIITAFVLSVIFGFVYKKTNSLWSVIIIHSLYNLLVSIFY; encoded by the coding sequence ATGGATCCGGTTCCAAGGGCATTATTATCAGCTATTATTAAAATAATTATTTGGCTTATTCCTGTATTTTTATTAGTTATAATGGTTGAACAACGCAATCCATTTTCCTATTTAGGGTTACGTCATAACTTGGGAAAAGGGTTAAAATGGGCAGGATGGACATCATTAGCCTTCTTATTATATTTTGTTATTTTAAATCTTGTAGTATTAAAAAAAGAGATTGATTTTAATATTGGATTCAATGAATGGCTTAATACTATTTTATTAGTCGGCATAATTGAAGAAATTGTTTTCAGGGGCTTTCTGTTAAGAAAATTTATTGAATACTTTAACTTCTGGAAAGCAAATATAATTGTCTCATTACTTTTTGTGTCCATTCATTTTCCTATTTGGTTTTATAAAGGATTGTTTGAATACCCTTATATTCTAAACTCCATAATAACGGCTTTTGTTTTGAGTGTTATATTTGGATTTGTATATAAGAAAACTAATTCTCTTTGGTCAGTAATTATCATACATTCTTTGTATAATTTGTTAGTTTCAATATTTTATTAA
- a CDS encoding DUF6366 family protein: protein MSSDNETPEERRERLRQEEWKNNNPGGVFNDATNRTSNGSLVDLVGGLGWKGTGILILVLIVGFIIYAVFFR from the coding sequence ATGAGCAGTGATAACGAAACTCCTGAAGAAAGAAGAGAAAGACTAAGGCAAGAAGAATGGAAAAACAATAACCCAGGCGGTGTTTTTAATGATGCGACAAATAGAACAAGTAATGGAAGTCTTGTTGATTTAGTTGGAGGACTTGGTTGGAAAGGAACTGGAATACTAATCCTTGTACTCATTGTAGGTTTTATAATATATGCTGTTTTCTTTCGCTAA
- a CDS encoding sporulation histidine kinase inhibitor Sda, with protein MNNLSDDLLVEAYHQAKALNLAPDFIRLIKREMEQRSLLLSPIYP; from the coding sequence ATGAATAACCTATCTGATGATTTGCTAGTTGAAGCCTACCATCAAGCAAAGGCATTAAATTTAGCTCCAGATTTTATTAGGCTAATTAAAAGAGAAATGGAACAACGCTCTTTGTTATTAAGTCCAATTTACCCTTAA
- a CDS encoding site-specific integrase has protein sequence MNINLDIDEMDVEELEVLPNDIFDVKNSVEQAKNILEDMNNGNYDYRYAAKSIKYENDDWSFFYNLQQSNINLKFDDIESFFQFNNRHISDSIVDVIKCWCCDIFVEQSPRTADAFLSKLKQIIISTKGFSPNLLEEFVNNMDDRTIKVNGDIQAISEFTLSNFLISLENFYHFYPISEIEKYYSSVQSIKQPEKNKNVRKIPSSKDVYTFSYYLDEWYNEAKNDSNKENELILYYPVFLWWKITSIIPMRPSEFTNIKRDCIDKRDGKYYLSIPRLKQKNINNIQIIDEISVSEEIFEYIKHYIQITESSGDTKTLISYKSLKKVNFRGYYLKIDKMKTNSSALKSLLEKFYKDVLFKKYNLIINFNAEVPSKEDNYDIYRILRLNDTRHISIISMMLQGYDRIEIARLSGHTSLYSQYTYYNHVQFWVDSEVKRLADNFFLTSMYGETNDLGGTEQLNELYLDTWATGDCNSENKLKLGYCTDPEVSCPNGFEPKFSGCYHCPFWKIDMIELEENEALIKEELEESSRSLQKSVNFLIQLNKHSDVTSEINIEPNTKREIKTTSNRIEKEINDVARLNQIYNSIRWDK, from the coding sequence TTGAATATAAACCTTGATATCGATGAAATGGATGTAGAAGAATTAGAAGTTTTGCCAAATGACATATTCGATGTAAAAAACTCCGTAGAGCAAGCTAAAAATATATTAGAGGATATGAATAATGGTAATTATGATTACAGGTATGCCGCAAAAAGCATAAAATATGAAAATGATGATTGGTCATTTTTTTATAACTTACAACAAAGTAACATTAATTTAAAATTCGATGATATTGAATCGTTTTTTCAATTTAACAATAGACATATATCTGATTCAATAGTAGATGTTATAAAATGTTGGTGTTGCGATATTTTTGTTGAACAATCTCCTAGAACAGCAGATGCCTTTTTAAGCAAACTGAAACAAATAATTATATCTACGAAAGGATTTTCACCTAATTTACTTGAAGAATTCGTTAATAATATGGATGACAGAACGATAAAAGTAAATGGAGACATTCAAGCAATATCTGAATTTACCTTATCAAATTTTTTAATATCATTAGAGAATTTCTACCACTTTTATCCTATTTCAGAAATTGAAAAATATTATTCTTCTGTACAAAGTATTAAGCAGCCTGAAAAAAATAAAAACGTCAGAAAGATACCTTCTTCTAAAGACGTTTACACCTTCTCTTATTATTTGGATGAATGGTATAATGAAGCAAAGAATGACTCCAATAAAGAGAACGAATTAATTTTATATTATCCGGTTTTTTTATGGTGGAAAATAACAAGCATTATTCCTATGAGGCCTTCTGAATTCACTAATATAAAGCGCGATTGCATTGATAAAAGAGATGGCAAGTATTATCTAAGCATCCCTAGATTGAAACAAAAAAACATTAATAACATCCAAATTATAGATGAAATCAGTGTTTCGGAGGAAATATTTGAATATATAAAGCATTATATCCAAATAACTGAGTCATCAGGTGATACAAAGACACTTATTTCTTATAAGTCTTTAAAAAAGGTTAATTTCAGAGGCTACTATTTAAAAATAGATAAGATGAAAACAAATTCTAGTGCATTAAAAAGCTTGCTTGAAAAATTTTATAAAGATGTTCTTTTTAAAAAATATAATTTAATTATCAACTTTAATGCAGAGGTACCAAGTAAAGAAGATAATTATGACATATACAGAATATTACGCTTGAATGATACGAGGCACATTTCAATTATATCTATGATGCTGCAAGGTTATGATCGAATAGAAATTGCTCGCTTGTCTGGACACACATCATTATACTCTCAATACACTTATTACAATCACGTACAATTTTGGGTTGATTCTGAAGTGAAGCGTTTAGCTGATAATTTTTTTTTAACATCGATGTATGGTGAAACCAATGATTTAGGCGGAACCGAACAACTAAACGAATTGTATTTGGACACTTGGGCTACTGGTGATTGCAATTCGGAAAACAAACTAAAATTGGGCTATTGCACAGATCCCGAAGTATCTTGTCCTAACGGTTTTGAGCCAAAATTTAGCGGGTGCTACCATTGCCCTTTTTGGAAAATTGATATGATCGAGTTGGAAGAAAACGAAGCTTTGATAAAAGAGGAGTTAGAAGAATCCAGTAGATCGCTACAGAAAAGTGTAAATTTCCTCATTCAATTGAATAAACACTCTGATGTTACATCAGAAATTAACATTGAACCTAATACCAAAAGAGAAATTAAAACGACTTCTAATAGAATTGAAAAAGAAATAAACGATGTAGCAAGACTAAACCAGATTTATAACTCAATAAGGTGGGATAAATAA
- a CDS encoding TIGR04104 family putative zinc finger protein, which translates to MQKCKNCNSQFSWSKIFKSFWPAYEPIECDNCGTKHKITNLGKSTVGAMSLLPIFIFGYVLYPLGNTFVMVGIGFLIGIIGFLLTPYVVKYKEVL; encoded by the coding sequence TTGCAAAAATGTAAAAACTGTAATTCACAATTTAGTTGGAGTAAAATCTTTAAATCGTTTTGGCCGGCATATGAACCAATTGAATGTGACAACTGTGGTACGAAACATAAGATAACCAATTTGGGTAAAAGTACAGTTGGAGCTATGAGTCTTTTGCCAATATTTATATTTGGTTATGTTCTTTATCCTTTAGGTAACACCTTTGTAATGGTTGGTATAGGATTTCTTATAGGAATTATTGGTTTTTTGCTCACACCATATGTTGTTAAATATAAAGAGGTATTGTGA
- a CDS encoding DNA-binding protein, producing MEIEVSGLGTGLILLSVGLTLMGYFIGKGLQNLGRSEKDYNYNLFIKESDLEFYFNLNKNEIEELLSKYPNAPKIELKGTTYYPYKQFMEWISSNETYK from the coding sequence ATGGAAATAGAGGTCTCTGGTTTAGGCACTGGTTTAATTTTGTTATCTGTTGGATTAACACTTATGGGATATTTTATAGGAAAAGGTTTGCAGAATTTGGGTCGTTCTGAAAAAGATTATAATTATAATCTTTTTATAAAAGAAAGTGATTTGGAATTTTATTTTAACCTAAATAAAAATGAGATCGAAGAATTATTAAGTAAATATCCTAATGCTCCTAAGATAGAGTTGAAAGGAACAACATATTATCCGTATAAGCAATTTATGGAATGGATTTCTTCAAATGAAACTTACAAATAA